The window TTTTGATAATCAAttgaaaatttttgtaaagtCGGATCGATCATCCTCATAATTAATCAATGAATATCATAATAGAATATCCAAATTATCACTCAGACATCCACCCCAACTTtaatatatttgtaaaaaaaaaattcttcaaatAGAATACACAATCAAAAAAATGCTAAACTATGGGGATCATCCCAATATTAGTCAGGCTaactaaatttattattattttttttttttttttacgtcGTTGAACTGGGTCTTAAAGACGTCCCTTTCGGTTTTTAGGACGGagtaaatccaaaaaaaaaaaattaaaaattaaaaatccatgCCATGCACGTGTTTCATATggagttaattaattaatgagtAGAATCGTGTGCGTTCATCTCTTTCTTTTTCTGGTTATAAAATCCCTGCAACCCTCCCTTCTTTTGCATCGATCTTCGCTTCCATTCCACCTGTTCTAGCTAGCTAGAATTAAAACCAGAGAAACAGACATAATGGCAGGCATCAAGCACCTGGTCATGGCCAAGTTCAAGGAAGGAGCAGCAGTGGAGCAGCTGCTTCTGGACATGAAGAAACTCGCATTAGAGTTGGATATCATCAAATCCTTCGAATGGTACTACATTAAAACTTCAACTTCTACATGATAAAATTCTTCATGCAtgcatgttatgttatgttgttAAATATTATACTACTGTGTAGGGGAGAGGACGTGATGGAGAACGACAAGTATAGCCATGGATTCACGCATACGTTCATCTTCATGTTTGACAGCGCTGAGGACGTGGCGGCGTACATGAAGCACCCTCGACACGTTGAGTACGGCAAGAAGTTTCGTGCAGGGACTGAGAAGATCTTGGCGGTGGATTTTCCGACTGTTATTGATAAGATTGCGACTGCTTGACTCAATTAATGATATGCAATAAATGCATTTAACtaatgaattattatttttatattatatgtatttcatGGTCTAGATTTTATAAAGAGGCAACTCCGCATTCCTTATATTAGTGATGCTGActatctccacatcatcaattaACTATGCATAAGTCCGCATACGCTTATGCGAGATTTTAATGTTTATTTCACCTGAAGGACCAAAATTCATTTGAATTCAATTCATGTTAAATTTTGCATGAAAAACGTCATTTTTCTTAGATTTCAATAGAAACTAGGGGTGAACAATCAATCCGTCAAACCGATTAATCCGCTTATATCAATCCGATCCGAATCGAAAAAAAATAATCCGCTGGATATAGGGCCAGATGTAGGGTCataatattgcatt is drawn from Zingiber officinale cultivar Zhangliang chromosome 1B, Zo_v1.1, whole genome shotgun sequence and contains these coding sequences:
- the LOC122012771 gene encoding stress-response A/B barrel domain-containing protein At5g22580-like isoform X2, which gives rise to MAGIKHLVMAKFKEGAAVEQLLLDMKKLALELDIIKSFEWGEDVMENDKYSHGFTHTFIFMFDSAEDVAAYMKHPRHVEYGKKFRAGTEKILAVDFPTVIDKIATA
- the LOC122012771 gene encoding stress-response A/B barrel domain-containing protein At5g22580-like isoform X3 — protein: MAGIKHLVMAKFKEGAAVEQLLLDMKKLALELDIIKSFEWGEDVMENDKYSHGFTHTFIFMFDSAEDVAAYMKHPRHVEYGKKFRAGTEKILAVDFPTVIDKIATA